The Acetobacter oryzifermentans genomic interval CGGCAGCTCATCCGAACCTCCGGCCCATGTTGCTCCTAATTCACGCGCAAAAGCTTGCGTTTTGGTATCACCGGGGCGGGTAAAGGCGTAAACCTGCTTTTTCTGCCACACCAGAACCTGCGCAATAATATGGGCGGCAGCCCCAAAACCATAGAGCCCAACTTTTTGTGCATTTCCGGTTTTTGCCAAGGAACGCCAGCCAATAAGCCCAGCACATAATAGGGGCGCTACTTCTACATCAGAGCCTTCTTCCCCCAATGGAAAAGCAAAGCGGGCATCTGCTACGGCCATTGTGGCGTAGCCGCCATCCCGCGTATATCCGGTAAATACGGGATGGTCACACAGATTTTCATGATGATCACTGCAATAAAAGCAGTGTCCGCATGTGTGCCCAAGCCACGGAATACCCACGCGCTGCCCAACAGATAAAGAGGTAACGCCAGAGCCAATTTGGTCAATCCGCCCGACAATTTCGTGGCCGGGGATAATAGGTAGTTTGGGGTGTGTAAGGTCTCCATCCACCACGTGTAAATCTGTGCGACATACACCACAGGCCAACACTTTTACCCGAATTTCACCGGGGCCGGGCACAGGGTCTGGCACTTCTTCCCATTGCAGGGGCGTTTTGGGCTGGTGCAGACGCATGGCAAACATGGGAGGCTTCCTTTTTGCGGTATCAAACCTTGGTATTTTCTACCAGAATGAAAGATATCCTGCGCAGCAGAAAGTGAGATGTCTTTGATCTGCCGCAGTTTGCAGCAGGGTTTTTGCTAGTTCTGGCTTAAAAGTGGCACAGCACGGCCACCGGCACCATTGGTGAATGCCTGCACCTGCACACCAATAACGTGCCACCCGCCCTGATCATGAAACAGTAAAGGTGCGCCGCTGCTGCCATGTGTGCCCGCGCAATTATGCACCAGTAGCGTGTTACCGCCCCCATCTTGTGTCATATTCAAAAAATGGCAGTTTTGGTCAGCGGTAATAATATCAGGCTGGTTTTGCTCATACCCGCCCAATACAACAGGCAATCCGGGTGTAAGGGCCTGTAGAGGTGTATCGATATGGAAAACCTCGTTCGGCTTGGCGATAGCATGATCCAGAATAAGCGTGGCATGGTCTAACCCGCCACTATTGCCTTCCTGATCTGTTCTGTAACCGGGGGGGATAATAATTTGCACGGCACGGGCATGGGCCATGTAATGGTCACCCGTATAAGCACGCAAAAAATGCACGCTTTCAGGCCGCACAAACCCACGCACATGGCTCAGCCACAGGCAGTGCCCGGCAGTTTCCACCACGTTGGGTGCAATTAAAAAGCCGGTGCATCTGCTGCCCAGTTCTGTTTGCACACGCCCCACGGCAGACCAAGGCGGCTGCATGGCATCCACTTTTTGGCGTGGGTCTTGCAGCCCTACGCCAGCCAGATGCGTGC includes:
- a CDS encoding zinc-dependent alcohol dehydrogenase family protein, which encodes MFAMRLHQPKTPLQWEEVPDPVPGPGEIRVKVLACGVCRTDLHVVDGDLTHPKLPIIPGHEIVGRIDQIGSGVTSLSVGQRVGIPWLGHTCGHCFYCSDHHENLCDHPVFTGYTRDGGYATMAVADARFAFPLGEEGSDVEVAPLLCAGLIGWRSLAKTGNAQKVGLYGFGAAAHIIAQVLVWQKKQVYAFTRPGDTKTQAFARELGATWAGGSDELPPEQLDATIIFAPVGSLVPAALKTLRKGGRVVCAGIHMSEIPAFSYDTLWEEREIVSVANLTRQDGLDFLSIAPKIGIHTTTTTYALKDANKALDDLRHGRFDGAAVLVP
- a CDS encoding trypsin-like serine peptidase, producing the protein MVAFTAAMHAALVSHAANAEGPAYRTHLAGVGLQDPRQKVDAMQPPWSAVGRVQTELGSRCTGFLIAPNVVETAGHCLWLSHVRGFVRPESVHFLRAYTGDHYMAHARAVQIIIPPGYRTDQEGNSGGLDHATLILDHAIAKPNEVFHIDTPLQALTPGLPVVLGGYEQNQPDIITADQNCHFLNMTQDGGGNTLLVHNCAGTHGSSGAPLLFHDQGGWHVIGVQVQAFTNGAGGRAVPLLSQN